The following proteins come from a genomic window of Mucinivorans hirudinis:
- a CDS encoding 3-deoxy-D-manno-octulosonate 8-phosphate phosphatase yields MANFKEELEKIQAFVFDVDGVFTDCTIDIDAEGELYRRFNVRDGLAVVRAIEKGYPIAIISGSRGKQLQRRMESLGIRYIYLEKMSKTESVRNFSERAGVPLENILYMGDDYPDIEPMRMVGLSVAPADAADDVRAIARYVSKFTGGAGCVRDAIEQVLRVHNHWFVY; encoded by the coding sequence ATGGCAAATTTCAAGGAGGAGCTTGAGAAGATTCAAGCATTTGTATTCGATGTAGATGGCGTATTCACGGACTGCACCATTGATATTGACGCGGAGGGCGAATTATATCGCCGCTTTAATGTGCGTGATGGTCTGGCTGTTGTACGTGCTATTGAAAAAGGTTACCCGATTGCAATAATCTCAGGAAGCCGCGGCAAACAGTTGCAACGCAGAATGGAATCACTGGGTATCAGGTATATATACCTTGAAAAGATGAGTAAAACCGAATCCGTTCGCAACTTCTCGGAGCGGGCGGGAGTGCCGCTCGAAAACATACTCTATATGGGTGACGACTACCCCGATATTGAGCCGATGAGGATGGTCGGATTGAGCGTTGCGCCAGCCGATGCAGCAGACGATGTGCGGGCGATAGCGAGATATGTCAGCAAATTTACGGGCGGTGCCGGGTGTGTGCGCGATGCTATTGAACAGGTTCTACGCGTTCACAATCATTGGTTTGTATATTAA
- a CDS encoding GTP-binding protein YsxC, whose product MKITGNPKAFLSNEAKQLLDLYSSLGERAEIFLPRHIFDNLTHFVEICMDEPIDPARQQAEISKFLLKFREDIPGYTDVSLMLIPHNNSKAFELSAKRGDFVKKINSLLDTDGVSSDHKTLLANIKDNHDLSVGTPPVNSRGIEFMSELQLGGHIRDLRKYRDVIGVTGDINEAHWNYLMDTLEQMISQSTHYTTNAEKTDFLNRTRWAVNFKGLNGMIRTVVSGNADKAVELLAGDVFSRSAVKVFNSPSPEELFELMTADTTSIFVVKVRHARINHYIGGRWFPLLTRLVIVDDSKESRSSNTSLVFCFHNGIINTLNKVHTKKLGSAASTQLNLRLILENVNPQYLNEFRCKIENQIAVYDDELSKMLVEQTGSAEDLDRRITLFKLDAFSRQVVKDKYSLEKLRDFIFFLENCHQPEHKQAQTQELIDEFESRMNSYFYGGNPAIEIVTILEGGGRNQIRTFGNYLRGKPYQNLSQKIRYSCGLILDIIPSCYERTLKNHFHKNFGINLFLEKYQEYLRKTTREADNKGRYEKFLIDLGIRDKYFSLSDEDRDIVKNFLAALGNIDQTSISDAVQMIIRDLLFNPSGKPKPYIIYNELQAWEYKDLLPDDCFDINPFDIELENQADGRPAFDRLLDRLLRIKSTLALFDDSGSLWDLFCENSTIIINDPNNPTGYSEYNSEALNTLLKFLNSTKITLFLDEAYAESVKVADRDLPKWRTISRYIMNNITAQSSIKAVSSLSTTKNIAATGERLGAIATTPNARAFADYARSCNKAEHGNNNSLLMLNNSLQTAQVAKGIKDRIEAELPKNASRSKIKAAIVKFIKAQIERTEQQNLISQENKQLHKTAGFEGSPLYLFLLDELVSLDKLDVLGLPDDFKYKDEPFFAYYQEKLVENLNSFRVNKNFRREAMARLRMAKEVATRLIEKFEVSNSIQYIDSDGVYLFNFRIVSSPAYADLLLFCGELARHRGVATVPYPTGLVRFSLGGYIPEGKEGMKVFAAEIEDSFAIFIKYWLQFAALRSAKENKEVETRELLAQIFRVCHESKFIDAVISDYALSASFKKAKAPSLQINDVRSLYHASPEKSGVTITTIGRSSNSVIELHGDIIGSCSDVYEFIRSSAFTKIYENLLAQVYKRLPQIADLDFNEVSSKYSKAVILKYISNKKSFQPNDHILDDPQQKQTMRELLVEMENLLFSDSKMKILAINATGDTALDKAKLEGINAILKKYIREILLHFNLPFEKESVEPSRREIIRVAGECFEEVTGLKLKELNLRIWIDEFVGTLRDMPKFRSIKMSNTSVGFILDSIYKGINYNDDILDKILYLYLLNNDDSFYQMIIEKLQYFSDFIEKSDDSEMRMLTEEIIEEMLPVQLQDISNYIMRKRQIKIGEDEIYGVARRVVRFYISLIKRTKGTDYYNRYSHTLVRMVETAFRRQNSSVNEMVQHGVSLYKGFEMEDKSLANYDGGRIAWINELMSKCGVISSEQPVQIHTRIKTDAKKREYPFHKIDRAELRYPRALSDDYVCNINPRPANGFFDDRLSRFVANMDSDDYRCKVVKHGIVKELVIFQKGYMKYLTDDYRLNYQQYISLEDIRNFVPDVISLLGAPEKLISFPQIGFFDIKGPKGNIKTIVTPLKSEADYFGDVKKPRLTIINEKVKEIGGIPRHGSLFLVEENDGSVFVVEINGDSGVGKSEMIAAFILKWLKNNLEGIRSVKMIAGDMFHEFQDAEGNLYGIGTEVGDFSRTTDFDPDYIKYYKYLFESSADSNVEDLNARSTVSGLCDITMPYKIDIMLSAGNYSKKEGGITRVDNPENFLLYIDAHGERKEKATSQDGPNFSRTLNRYTADKNIVDVIARHGNYLDDVLDWEFSAGEKNYYLCSSFKLIDKIDIVEVVNHIFVGKKVGGSAIENVVFDVIKNRFTAHLADGSEKIIDRKVFSTIFDSIASTPGGQPFIDEEHQLETVQLLINCLRGGKDGKGKARHIQCGVLSTEIGKKGREITGPQKAAAALKQLIQEVRVNRPEINEWKIKVKRLLNEKYAHIFGGNMNSSELWRYNFYLFQLENMRKADIRRMDNKTKKVDIAKLVNFTPADRKREFSPLLVSPNLNIELSSFSETFEELMSLPNYSAFAEEFSARVPQLYQSEGYSEETNINNMIIQLLLMENYISTDDLATGSVIEKVNRETIAAAKYAVVQFLNQSSVIKQ is encoded by the coding sequence ATGAAAATTACGGGTAATCCAAAGGCTTTTCTTAGTAACGAGGCTAAACAACTCTTAGACCTCTATTCATCACTTGGCGAACGCGCAGAGATATTTCTGCCGCGCCATATATTTGATAATCTGACACATTTTGTGGAGATATGTATGGACGAGCCGATTGACCCTGCTCGCCAGCAGGCGGAAATATCGAAGTTTCTGCTCAAATTCCGCGAAGATATTCCGGGATACACGGATGTGTCGTTGATGCTCATACCGCACAACAATTCAAAGGCTTTTGAACTCAGCGCAAAGCGCGGCGATTTTGTCAAGAAGATTAACTCTCTCTTAGATACTGATGGCGTAAGTAGCGACCATAAGACGCTGCTTGCCAATATAAAAGATAATCACGACCTGTCAGTGGGAACTCCGCCGGTGAATAGTCGTGGCATTGAGTTTATGTCCGAATTGCAGCTCGGAGGGCATATTCGCGATTTGCGTAAATATCGCGATGTGATTGGTGTTACGGGCGATATTAACGAGGCGCACTGGAACTACCTGATGGACACGCTCGAACAGATGATTTCCCAATCGACCCACTATACCACCAATGCCGAGAAGACCGATTTTCTGAATCGGACGCGTTGGGCGGTCAATTTCAAGGGTTTGAATGGAATGATTCGCACTGTTGTGTCGGGTAATGCCGATAAAGCGGTGGAACTTCTTGCGGGAGACGTTTTCAGTAGAAGTGCGGTCAAAGTATTTAACTCTCCTTCTCCGGAAGAGCTTTTTGAACTTATGACAGCCGATACCACTTCAATTTTTGTGGTGAAGGTTCGACACGCTCGCATAAACCACTACATAGGTGGCAGATGGTTTCCGCTGCTGACCCGCCTTGTGATTGTCGATGACTCGAAGGAGTCGCGTAGCTCCAATACCTCGTTGGTTTTCTGTTTCCATAACGGTATTATCAATACACTCAACAAGGTACATACTAAAAAATTGGGTTCGGCGGCAAGTACACAGCTCAATTTGCGTTTGATTCTAGAAAATGTCAATCCGCAATATCTCAATGAGTTCCGCTGTAAGATTGAGAATCAGATAGCTGTTTACGACGATGAGTTATCAAAAATGCTCGTTGAGCAGACCGGCTCGGCAGAGGATTTGGACAGGCGGATAACGCTATTCAAGTTGGATGCTTTTTCGCGTCAGGTGGTCAAGGATAAATATTCGCTGGAAAAGCTGCGCGATTTTATCTTCTTCCTCGAAAATTGCCACCAGCCCGAGCATAAGCAGGCTCAAACACAGGAGCTTATAGATGAGTTTGAGAGCCGTATGAACAGTTATTTCTATGGAGGAAACCCTGCCATAGAGATTGTTACGATACTCGAAGGTGGCGGACGCAACCAAATTCGCACTTTTGGTAACTACCTGCGTGGTAAGCCCTATCAAAACCTTTCGCAAAAAATTCGTTACAGTTGCGGACTGATACTCGATATTATCCCAAGTTGCTACGAACGTACCCTGAAAAACCACTTTCACAAGAATTTCGGCATAAACCTCTTCCTCGAAAAATATCAGGAATATCTACGCAAAACAACTCGCGAGGCGGACAATAAGGGGCGTTACGAGAAGTTTTTGATTGACCTTGGTATTCGCGATAAATATTTCTCGCTAAGCGACGAGGATAGAGATATTGTGAAGAACTTCCTTGCCGCGCTGGGCAACATAGACCAAACGTCGATTTCGGATGCTGTGCAGATGATTATTCGCGATTTGCTCTTCAACCCGAGCGGTAAACCAAAACCGTACATTATATATAATGAGTTGCAGGCGTGGGAGTATAAAGATTTACTTCCGGATGATTGTTTCGATATTAATCCGTTCGATATTGAGCTTGAAAATCAGGCGGATGGGCGACCTGCATTTGACCGATTGCTGGATAGATTGCTCCGCATTAAATCGACTTTGGCTCTCTTTGACGATAGCGGTAGCCTCTGGGATTTATTCTGCGAAAACAGCACCATTATCATCAACGACCCGAACAATCCCACAGGATATTCCGAATATAACTCAGAGGCACTTAATACGTTACTTAAATTCCTGAACTCAACCAAGATAACTCTATTCTTGGATGAGGCTTATGCTGAGTCGGTGAAAGTTGCCGATAGGGATTTGCCCAAGTGGCGTACAATCTCGCGCTACATTATGAACAACATAACGGCGCAGAGTAGTATCAAAGCGGTCTCTTCACTATCAACTACAAAGAATATTGCCGCCACCGGTGAGCGCCTTGGCGCTATTGCTACCACACCCAATGCGCGCGCTTTTGCCGACTATGCGCGCAGTTGCAACAAGGCGGAGCACGGCAACAATAATTCGTTGTTGATGCTCAACAACTCCTTGCAAACGGCACAGGTGGCTAAGGGCATCAAAGATAGGATTGAGGCTGAGTTGCCCAAGAATGCTTCGCGTAGCAAAATCAAGGCGGCGATTGTAAAGTTTATCAAGGCGCAAATTGAGCGTACCGAACAACAAAACTTAATTTCTCAAGAGAACAAACAACTGCACAAGACCGCAGGTTTCGAGGGCTCACCATTGTATCTATTCCTGCTGGACGAATTGGTATCATTGGATAAATTAGATGTGTTGGGCTTGCCCGATGACTTCAAGTACAAGGATGAGCCTTTCTTTGCATACTACCAAGAAAAGCTTGTCGAAAACCTTAACTCGTTCCGCGTAAATAAGAATTTTCGGCGGGAGGCTATGGCGCGTTTGAGGATGGCTAAGGAGGTTGCCACGCGTCTCATCGAGAAGTTCGAGGTCTCTAATTCTATTCAATACATTGATTCCGACGGTGTTTACCTTTTCAATTTCCGCATTGTGAGTAGCCCTGCTTATGCAGATTTGCTGCTCTTTTGCGGTGAGTTGGCGCGCCACCGCGGCGTTGCAACCGTGCCCTATCCTACGGGGTTGGTTCGCTTCTCACTTGGGGGATATATACCTGAGGGCAAGGAGGGTATGAAGGTTTTTGCGGCTGAGATTGAGGATTCCTTTGCAATTTTCATTAAATATTGGTTGCAGTTTGCTGCACTGCGTTCGGCTAAGGAGAATAAGGAGGTGGAAACTAGGGAGTTGCTCGCGCAGATATTCCGCGTTTGCCACGAAAGCAAATTTATTGATGCCGTGATTTCCGATTACGCACTCTCAGCATCCTTCAAAAAGGCGAAAGCTCCATCGCTGCAAATCAACGATGTACGTTCTTTGTATCACGCCTCGCCCGAGAAGAGCGGGGTAACAATCACCACAATCGGACGTTCCTCGAACTCGGTTATCGAATTACACGGCGATATAATCGGCTCTTGCAGTGATGTTTATGAGTTTATCCGTAGCAGTGCCTTCACCAAGATTTACGAAAATCTTTTGGCGCAGGTCTACAAACGCCTCCCTCAGATTGCCGATTTGGATTTTAACGAGGTTAGCTCTAAATACTCGAAAGCTGTCATTCTCAAATATATATCTAATAAGAAGAGTTTCCAGCCCAACGACCATATTTTGGACGACCCTCAGCAGAAGCAGACAATGCGCGAACTGTTGGTGGAGATGGAAAATCTGTTGTTTTCGGATAGCAAGATGAAGATTTTGGCTATCAATGCAACCGGCGATACGGCGTTGGATAAGGCTAAGTTAGAGGGTATTAATGCGATTCTGAAGAAATATATTCGCGAAATTTTGCTTCACTTCAATCTTCCATTCGAGAAGGAGAGTGTCGAGCCTTCGCGCCGCGAGATTATTCGTGTTGCAGGCGAGTGCTTTGAGGAGGTTACGGGGCTTAAATTGAAAGAGTTAAATCTTCGCATTTGGATAGATGAGTTTGTGGGAACACTGCGTGATATGCCCAAGTTCCGCTCCATCAAAATGTCGAATACGAGCGTTGGCTTCATCCTTGATTCTATCTACAAGGGAATCAACTATAATGATGATATTCTCGATAAAATACTGTACCTCTATCTGCTCAACAACGATGATTCATTCTATCAAATGATTATTGAGAAGTTGCAGTATTTCAGCGATTTCATCGAAAAGTCGGATGATTCGGAGATGCGAATGCTCACCGAGGAGATTATCGAAGAGATGTTGCCCGTTCAGCTTCAGGATATTAGCAACTATATTATGCGCAAACGCCAAATCAAAATCGGCGAAGATGAGATTTATGGCGTTGCCCGCCGCGTTGTGCGCTTCTATATATCGTTGATTAAGAGGACTAAAGGCACTGATTACTACAATCGCTATTCGCATACGTTAGTTCGTATGGTAGAGACCGCTTTCCGCCGCCAAAACTCCTCGGTGAACGAGATGGTGCAGCACGGTGTTTCGCTCTACAAAGGGTTCGAGATGGAGGATAAGAGCCTCGCCAACTATGACGGCGGACGAATCGCGTGGATTAACGAGTTGATGAGCAAGTGTGGTGTAATCTCCTCGGAGCAACCTGTGCAAATTCACACTCGCATCAAGACCGATGCCAAAAAACGGGAGTATCCCTTCCATAAGATTGACCGCGCCGAACTCCGCTACCCACGTGCCCTGAGCGATGACTATGTTTGCAATATAAACCCACGTCCGGCGAACGGATTTTTCGACGACCGCCTCTCGCGCTTTGTTGCCAATATGGACTCGGACGACTATCGCTGCAAGGTTGTTAAACACGGCATTGTCAAGGAGTTGGTGATTTTCCAAAAGGGATATATGAAATATCTAACGGATGATTATCGCCTCAATTATCAACAATATATATCGCTCGAAGACATTCGCAACTTTGTGCCCGATGTTATATCGCTCCTTGGTGCGCCCGAAAAGTTGATTTCGTTCCCACAAATAGGATTCTTCGATATTAAAGGTCCAAAAGGAAACATTAAGACCATTGTAACTCCTTTGAAATCAGAGGCTGACTATTTCGGAGACGTAAAGAAACCGCGACTTACTATCATTAACGAAAAGGTCAAGGAGATTGGCGGTATTCCGCGACACGGCTCACTCTTCCTTGTGGAGGAGAACGACGGTTCGGTATTTGTTGTTGAGATTAACGGCGATAGCGGCGTGGGCAAGAGCGAGATGATTGCTGCATTTATCCTTAAATGGCTCAAAAACAACTTAGAGGGGATTCGCTCCGTTAAGATGATTGCCGGCGATATGTTCCACGAGTTCCAAGACGCAGAAGGCAACCTCTATGGTATCGGCACTGAGGTTGGCGACTTCTCACGCACCACGGATTTCGACCCCGACTATATCAAATACTATAAATATCTCTTTGAAAGTTCGGCAGACTCGAACGTGGAAGACCTCAATGCCCGCTCCACAGTCAGCGGATTGTGCGATATTACAATGCCTTACAAAATTGACATTATGCTTTCGGCAGGCAATTACAGCAAGAAAGAGGGCGGTATAACACGTGTTGATAACCCCGAAAATTTCTTGTTATACATTGATGCTCACGGCGAACGCAAGGAGAAGGCAACCTCGCAGGACGGACCCAATTTCTCGCGAACGCTCAACCGCTACACGGCTGATAAAAACATAGTCGATGTTATCGCGCGCCACGGCAACTACCTCGATGATGTGCTCGACTGGGAATTTTCAGCCGGCGAAAAGAACTACTATTTATGCTCTTCCTTCAAATTGATTGATAAGATTGATATTGTGGAGGTTGTGAATCATATTTTTGTCGGAAAAAAGGTTGGAGGGTCAGCTATTGAGAATGTGGTCTTCGATGTAATAAAGAATCGTTTTACGGCACACTTGGCTGATGGTAGCGAAAAAATTATAGACCGCAAAGTCTTTAGCACGATTTTCGATTCAATAGCTTCTACTCCCGGCGGTCAGCCCTTTATCGACGAGGAGCATCAATTAGAGACTGTTCAGTTGTTGATTAACTGCCTGCGCGGAGGCAAGGACGGCAAGGGCAAGGCGCGTCACATCCAGTGTGGCGTACTGAGCACCGAAATCGGCAAGAAAGGGCGCGAGATTACGGGTCCTCAAAAGGCAGCGGCTGCACTTAAACAATTAATTCAGGAGGTGAGAGTTAATCGTCCCGAAATCAACGAGTGGAAGATTAAAGTAAAACGTCTTCTCAACGAGAAATACGCCCATATCTTCGGCGGGAATATGAACAGCAGCGAGTTGTGGAGATATAATTTTTATCTCTTCCAACTCGAAAATATGCGCAAGGCTGACATTCGTCGTATGGACAATAAGACCAAAAAAGTTGATATTGCCAAACTTGTAAATTTCACTCCGGCAGACCGCAAGCGCGAGTTTTCGCCACTGCTGGTCAGCCCGAACCTCAATATTGAGTTGAGCAGTTTCTCTGAAACTTTCGAGGAGTTGATGAGCCTGCCTAACTATTCGGCATTTGCCGAGGAGTTTTCGGCACGCGTTCCTCAGCTCTATCAGTCTGAGGGATACAGTGAAGAGACCAATATCAATAATATGATTATCCAGCTTTTATTGATGGAAAATTATATCTCGACTGATGACTTGGCAACAGGCAGCGTTATAGAGAAGGTGAATCGAGAGACCATAGCGGCGGCTAAGTATGCTGTCGTGCAGTTTCTTAACCAATCTAGCGTGATAAAGCAATAG